The DNA segment AGAATTGTCAATCGATATATGCTACGAAATAGATTTTACGCGTATCGCCCTTTCAGATGACTTATCAAAAGCTGTTTGCTATGCAAGTTTAGCAGAGTTTTGCAGCCAGGTTGCCCAAGAAGGTGCTTATCAAATGCTAGAAACTTTAGCTCACGAGCTTGTTCTTAAGCTAGCAGATAAATACTCTCTTCATTGGGTAAAAGTGACGATAAGAAAGGAAAAAGCTATTTCTCTAGCATCTTGCGCATTTGTCGAGCTAGAATATGGAAATAGGCTTTCAATATGAAGTGGACATTAGTAACAGGGGGAGCTAAAAATTTAGGGGCAGCGATTTGCTTAGAGTTAGCTAAGCAAGGCCATGCTGTAGCCGTCCATTATAATACAAGCGAGGAAGAGGCCCAGCTTGTTGTAGAAAAATGCTCTAATTACCAGGTACCTGCCCAGGCAATCCAGGGCGATTTTTCTACCTTTGAGTCTACTCAACGCTTCATTAAGGAATACCAAAGGCATTTCGCTGAAACTAAAAATTTAATTAATAATGTGGGAAATTACCTGCTCGGCTCTAGCTTAAAGACAAGCATATGTCAATGGCATGATCTATTTCAAACTAATCTACATGCTCCTTATTGCCTGATAAAAAATCTTTTACCTAGCATCAAAAAATGGAAAGGATCAATTATCAATCTTGGAGTTGCTGGCTTGAATGCAAATCGTGCAGATACTTATGCAACAGCTTATACAATTTCCAAGTCAGGTCTTTTGATGCTAACTAAATCGCTAGCTCTTGAGCTTGCTGCTGATCAAGTGCGAGTAAATATGATCTCTCCAGGATATTTAGAAGAATCTATGGATTTGCCTCATCCTCTAACAAAAATTCCTATGCAGCGGGCAGGTCATAGAGATGAGGTGGCACAATTAATAGGCTACCTACTCTCTAATCAAGCCTCTTATATCACCGGACAAAACATTGAAATTGCAGGGGGAACAAGGCTATAACGATGAAAGATGATTTACCTATTCATAACACTTTAGAACGCCAGCTTAATGAGATGGCTTTGGCAGCTGGACGCAAAAGGCAGAGTAAGCAAACTGGCTTTATTCATTACTTTTATCCTGAACCCGAAGATAACCTATCTCAAACTGTTCCTACTGCTGAAAATGTCTGCTTTATCCTAGCTTTGCTAAGGAGTAAAACAGGCGAGCAGGTAGCTGAAGCTAAAGATATTTTAGAACGCTTGCTCTACTTTCAAGATCCAATAGAAGGTAATTTCCCAGTGTACATCCATGAGTACCCTTATTGTAAGGATAGATTCATAGGGGCTCACCTTTTACCCGCGTTTTATTACATATTGAAAGAGTTCCAAGCAGTTTTAGGAGCTGACCTTCGGTACCGTCTAGAATCAGCGATAAGTCATTTGCTATCTTTTCTATTAAAAGCTTATACCGAGAAAGCTTCCACCTATTCGATAGGGCTAAAAATTGCCGCTGCTGCGAAGATAGTAGGTATTGAATTAAAAAACGCAGCATTCGAAACCTATGGAGAACAGCTTTTGCAGCAGCTTCTTTCGATGGAAATGCAGGCAGCTTGGTTTATTCCTTCTTATATTGCCGATATTTGCATTGCTTTACAGCTAGCCTATACGCACATTCAACACTCAGAATGGCTCGCTTTTTGGCAACATTTAGCAGCTACTTGGCATGCGCCTACAAAATCGTATATTGGGCCATGGCTTAAGCTTTATCAAGCTAGGGATGAGCCTCAGCCGACTTTATATGATCTATATCTAGGTTATTTTGGTAAAGAATTCTCAAGCCGAGCATTAAAAGAAGCAGCTTACCATCTGCAGGCTGTACTGATACGTCCTACGGGAGAAATTTTGCCTGTTAAAAGTCTACCTTTCACTTTTGAAGGCCTTTGGCAAGAAAGCCGCTGGCTTACCCATCAAGAAAAGACCTTTGCCTACAGCTTGATTGATAAAAAAGCTCTTTTTAAAGGGTTCGAGGAAAATGCTTTTCATCCATTGAGCATCATTTGGGGGGACGAGCATAAAGTTCATTCTTTTGTATGCCAGAAAAGCAATTGGGAACATCTAGGATTTAAAGCTAAGGACGATGAAATTGAGCTAGATTTTGCTTTAGCAGCTTTACCTGACTTAGAAGAG comes from the Neochlamydia sp. AcF84 genome and includes:
- a CDS encoding dihydroneopterin aldolase; this encodes MLGIVGFKNYRLSCIIGVYPYEREHPQELSIDICYEIDFTRIALSDDLSKAVCYASLAEFCSQVAQEGAYQMLETLAHELVLKLADKYSLHWVKVTIRKEKAISLASCAFVELEYGNRLSI
- a CDS encoding SDR family oxidoreductase; this translates as MKWTLVTGGAKNLGAAICLELAKQGHAVAVHYNTSEEEAQLVVEKCSNYQVPAQAIQGDFSTFESTQRFIKEYQRHFAETKNLINNVGNYLLGSSLKTSICQWHDLFQTNLHAPYCLIKNLLPSIKKWKGSIINLGVAGLNANRADTYATAYTISKSGLLMLTKSLALELAADQVRVNMISPGYLEESMDLPHPLTKIPMQRAGHRDEVAQLIGYLLSNQASYITGQNIEIAGGTRL